The DNA segment CTTTCCGCTGGTCAGGTGGTCTGTTCAGCTTCGGGACTCTCCTCCCGTGTCTCATGGCGTATACGCGACCACCACCGTCGATGATTTTGAATCCACTCTCGAAGCTTTTCCAGTCTgcgtttagaagaaaaaaacgtTTTGGAGATTCAAACGATTGAAGCGGTTTTATCGAATCTCTGAAGGGAGGGGAGGTTACCTGGGAGTCCGGTTGAGATGAGAGGGTTGACCGGAGAGAGACCGGAGAAAGATGGGAGGAGTGGTGAAGGAGCTGAGACGGGGAGGCGAAGAGTGAGTGGACGGCGGGAAGTTGAGGAAGGCAAACGGCACGAGGGAAGAGCTGATCTGAGAGAAGACATGCTCCAAACTCTAGTGACGGAGTCTGTAGGTGTGGCCATTGCCATTGGAATCGCCATTACAGGCAGTGTGATTCTTGCAAAGATTGGAGGAGTAGAAACTAGAAAGGATAAGATAGTGGAGGACTGTGTTTATCAGACATTGTTATGGGCCTCAATGGGCCCAAAACCGATAATATTTGCATTTGAGATTATAATTTGTTTGGGCTatgtaatgtaatatttttacaatatgtttatattttgtattaactttataatttaatttttttaataagccatatatttacatataatttttagaaaattattatcttattaatttatctaattattttgtatttttaccaGTTAAATATGTACATttatcataattattttgtatttttaccaGTTAAATATGTACATttatcataattattttgtatttttaccaGTTAAATATGTACATttatcataattattttgtatttttaccagtttaatatgtaaatttataaaatattaatttatagataaacataatttttttggcattaaaatatgagaaaaagaccaaaatagcactaaatcaagtttttgttcccaaactagcgctcaaggccaaaagtcacaaaaataacactcaaggggtggagtttagggtttagaatttagggtttagggtttagaatttaggttttagggtttagagttgagaagtgaggttttggggataagatttcaaattttgaaaaataaaaaaatttaaatttttcaaaagataaaatgctattttggtcattttagtttttgagtgctatttttgtgatataaacttagaaatgtgctattttggagatttgtcctaaaaatatataagttctatattttaaatagaaaaaaactagTATAGAAGTAAATATAGAAATACTCTAATGGTACCGATTGCATTAGAGGCGCATGCCACGAATTATTGTTTACTTAACACATCCAATTCTCCAAATGCAAATTTTTTGTAAACCTACCTATTACTCTCTCCGAAATTAGAttttagaattaaaattttaggtttaaaaatatgaaaagaaatttttttaaaaattttatcaacactaaacatatttttatcaaGATTAATTTAATTTCTTCCATGTTCAATGATATTATTTCTGACttttaacctaatatcagaTTTGCCCAATATATATAGTGTGgggataataaaaaaaagtcttTATGAAATTGATTCCATATATCCGCTTTATAAACGAgaaagggcaattgtcaataatagcatattttgaagtttatgtctcaaaaatagcattagaaggagaaagtcacaaaaatgacattcattaaagggtaaaatatccctaatacccttggtttaaaattaaataaacaaacaaaaaaaataaaaataaaaaaagattttttttttatagtttcagattatatgttttcagattagaaatttttataattttttttttgaaatttatttttgaattttttttttttcaaattttttttttataatttaaaaatactttttgaaactgtttttaaaattttatttttttattttagtatttatttttttttaaattttaaatcctaattccaaaaccccacccctaactctaaaccctaaagtttggattaattaacccaagaggtataagtgtatatttacctctttaatgaaac comes from the Brassica napus cultivar Da-Ae chromosome A7, Da-Ae, whole genome shotgun sequence genome and includes:
- the LOC106353683 gene encoding 50S ribosomal protein L17, chloroplastic produces the protein MAIPMAMATPTDSVTRVWSMSSLRSALPSCRLPSSTSRRPLTLRLPVSAPSPLLPSFSGLSPVNPLISTGLPDWKSFESGFKIIDGGGRVYAMRHGRRVPKLNRPPDQRKALLRGLTTQLLKHGRIKTTRARASAMRKFVDKMITLAKDGSLHKRRQALGYIYEKQIVHALFAEVPDRYGERNGGYTRIIRTLPRRGDNAPMAYIELV